Proteins from a single region of Kiritimatiellia bacterium:
- a CDS encoding YihY family inner membrane protein: MATGLKEGWRRFKNFLLHGIWDADLSALPPGRSLPIRIVRIGQLVVKGFAEDDLAIHASGLTFVTLMSMVPMLAVIFALLKGFGFGQERINQMMDWVSGMPPEFQTFVDNMRNIANATNFAAMGWVGLVVVLFTSLLVLGSMEISFNRIWGVRVNRGVLRQVANYVSILVLVPLLIAGVGTAEASLRGGLLRLPPPFSAMAGWVLGLASVLTTWLTFWFMYVHLPNTKVRTLPALISSLVGAVLWLVWQKAYISLQVGVARYNAIYGTFASVPIFLAWLYTSWVIILLGAELAFALQNSATYQIERAAENASSNARLIIGLSVLLRAAQALAGQAARFETAAFGKEQRVPVRLLNDIVRLLVRNGFLAETTDKPGSYVLLRAADAIRVKEVVDVILQDGARPEALGLAHRHPAIEKVLAQVESGMDQGLQSMTLRECLNPAA; encoded by the coding sequence ATGGCCACAGGCTTGAAAGAAGGTTGGCGGCGGTTCAAGAACTTCCTGTTGCACGGCATTTGGGACGCGGACTTGAGCGCCCTGCCGCCGGGCCGCAGCCTGCCCATCCGCATCGTCCGGATCGGCCAGCTCGTGGTCAAGGGGTTCGCCGAGGACGACCTGGCGATCCACGCCTCCGGCCTGACCTTCGTGACCTTGATGTCCATGGTGCCGATGCTGGCGGTGATCTTCGCCCTGCTCAAGGGATTCGGGTTCGGCCAGGAGCGCATCAACCAGATGATGGACTGGGTCAGCGGCATGCCGCCCGAGTTCCAGACTTTCGTGGACAACATGCGGAACATCGCGAACGCCACCAACTTCGCGGCCATGGGCTGGGTCGGCCTGGTCGTCGTCCTGTTCACGTCCCTGCTCGTGCTGGGCAGCATGGAGATCTCGTTCAACCGCATCTGGGGCGTGCGGGTTAATCGCGGCGTGCTCCGCCAGGTGGCCAACTATGTCAGCATCCTGGTGCTGGTCCCTCTGCTGATCGCGGGCGTGGGGACGGCCGAGGCCAGCCTGCGGGGAGGGTTGCTGCGTCTTCCCCCGCCGTTCAGCGCCATGGCCGGATGGGTGCTCGGGCTGGCCTCGGTGCTGACCACGTGGCTGACCTTCTGGTTCATGTACGTCCACCTCCCGAACACCAAGGTAAGGACCCTGCCGGCGCTCATCAGCAGCCTGGTCGGCGCCGTGCTGTGGCTGGTCTGGCAGAAGGCCTACATCTCCCTCCAGGTCGGCGTGGCCCGCTACAACGCGATCTACGGCACGTTCGCGTCGGTCCCGATCTTTCTCGCGTGGCTGTACACGAGCTGGGTGATCATCCTGCTCGGGGCCGAGCTCGCCTTCGCCCTCCAGAACTCCGCGACCTACCAGATCGAGCGGGCCGCCGAGAACGCCAGCTCCAACGCGCGGCTGATCATCGGGCTGTCCGTCCTCCTCCGGGCCGCCCAGGCGCTGGCCGGCCAGGCCGCCCGCTTCGAGACGGCCGCCTTCGGCAAGGAGCAGCGCGTGCCCGTCCGCCTGCTGAACGACATCGTCCGGCTGCTCGTGCGCAACGGCTTCCTGGCGGAGACCACTGACAAGCCCGGCAGCTACGTCCTGCTCCGGGCGGCCGACGCCATCCGGGTCAAGGAGGTCGTGGACGTTATTCTCCAGGACGGGGCGCGCCCCGAGGCGCTGGGCCTGGCGCACCGCCATCCGGCCATCGAGAAAGTCCTGGCCCAGGTCGAGTCCGGCATGGACCAGGGACTGCAGAGCATGACGCTCCGCGAGTGCCTCAACCCCGCGGCGTGA
- a CDS encoding NUDIX hydrolase, which yields MTSKWLYRGRILGIEVQDVQLANGRQAVREIVRHGPAVAVLARLPDGRFLFVRQFRKPVEQALLEVVAGHREPGEDAEACARREMEEETGHRVTRLESLGFIYPSPGYVDERIDLFFAEVEAEPGATKQDEDENVASVRLTQAEARSALKERVVDSKTLAAWLRAELAGLCGGD from the coding sequence TTGACATCCAAATGGCTGTACCGGGGCCGCATCCTGGGGATCGAGGTGCAGGATGTCCAGTTGGCGAACGGGCGTCAGGCCGTGCGCGAGATCGTGCGGCACGGGCCCGCAGTGGCCGTGCTGGCCCGCCTGCCGGACGGCCGGTTCCTCTTCGTGCGCCAGTTCCGCAAGCCGGTCGAGCAGGCGCTGCTGGAAGTCGTCGCGGGCCACCGCGAACCGGGCGAGGACGCGGAGGCCTGCGCCCGCCGGGAGATGGAGGAAGAGACCGGCCACCGCGTCACGCGGCTGGAGTCGTTGGGCTTCATCTACCCCTCCCCCGGCTACGTAGACGAGCGCATCGACCTGTTCTTCGCCGAGGTGGAGGCCGAGCCCGGCGCGACGAAACAGGACGAGGACGAGAACGTCGCCTCGGTCCGGCTGACGCAGGCCGAGGCGCGGTCCGCGTTGAAGGAGCGGGTCGTGGATTCCAAGACGCTGGCGGCCTGGCTCCGGGCGGAGCTGGCCGGCTTGTGCGGGGGCGATTGA